In Cellulomonas sp. JZ18, the DNA window ACGCCGGTGGCTCCGGCCGCAGCGAGCGGGCAGCGGCCGGTGGGGTCAGAGCGTCGCGCGGACCGTCCGGGTCGCGGCGACGAGGTGCTCGAGCGAGGGCGTGACCTCCTCGTAGCGCCGCGTCTTGAGGCCGCAGTCGGGGTTGACCCAGAGCTGGTCGGGCTCGATGGTGCGCACCGCCTCGGTGAGCAGCTCGGTGACCTCGGACTCGCTCGGGACCCGCGGGGAGTGGATGTCGTAGACGCCCGGGCCGACGGCGCGCGGGTAGCCCGCCGCGGCGATGTCGCCGAGGATCTCCATCTTCGAGCGGGCCGCCTCGATGCTCGTCACGTCCGCGTCGAGGCCGTCGATCGCGTCCATGATCTCGCCGAACTCCGAGTAGCACAGGTGCGTGTGGATCTGCGTCTCCGGTCGCACACCGGCCGTCGAGAGCCGGAACGAGCGCACCGACCAGTCGAGGTACGCCGCGTGGTCCTTCTCCCGGAGCGGGAGCAGCTCGCGCAGGGCGGGCTCGTCGACCTGGACGATGCCGATGCCGGCGGCCTCGAGGTCGGCGATCTCGTCCCGCAGCGCGAGGGCCACCTGGTTCGCGGTGTCGCCGAGCGGCTGGTCGTCGCGGACGAACGACCACGCGAGGATCGTCACCGGGCCGGTGAGCATGCCCTTGACCGGCTTCTCGGTGAGCGACTGCGTGTACGTCGACCACGCGACCGTGATGGGCGCCGGGCGCGAGACGTCGCCCCACAGGATCGACGGGCGCGTGCAGCGCGAGCCGTAGGACTGGACCCAGCCGTTCTGCGTGACCGCGAACCCGTCGAGGTTCTCCGCGAAGTACTGGACCATGTCGTTGCGCTCGGGCTCGCCGTGGACGAGCACGTCCAGGCCGATGCGCTCCTGCAGCTCGACGACGCGGCGGATCTCCGCCTTCATCTCGTCCTCGTACTGCTCCGCGGTCAGCTCGCCCTTGCCGAACGCGGCACGGGCCTTGCGGATCTCCGGTGTCTGCGGGAACGAGCCGATGGTCGTGGTCGGCAGGGCCGGGAGCCGCAGGCGCTCGGCCTGGGCGGCCTTGCGCTCGGCGAACGGGCCGCGGCGGAACTGCTCGTCCGTGAGGGCGGCGGCGCGCTCGCGGACCTCCGGGCGGACGACGCCCGGGGCGGTCGCGCGGCTGCGGACGGCCTCGGACGCGGCCAGGAGCTGCTCGTGGATCGCCTCGCGGCCCTCGGTCAGGCCCTCGGCGAGCGTCGCGACCTCGCGGACCTTCTCGTCGGCGAACGCCAGCCAGGACACCAGCGTGCGGTCGAGAGCGGGCTCGTCCTCCACCGTGTGCGGGACGTGGAACAGCGACGTGGACGTGCCGACGGTGACCGCCCGGGCGGCGAGCGTCTCGAGCTGCTCGAGCACGGCGAGCTTCTTGTCGAGGTCCGCACGCCAGATGTTGTGGCCGTCGACGACGCCGCCGACGACCGTCTTGGTGCCCAGGCCGGGCGCGACGACGGAGGGCGCCTCACCGCGGACGAGGTCGAGCGCGATGCCCTCGACGTCGGTGGCCGCGAGCACGGGCAGCGCCGGCCCGAGGTCGCCGTAGGGCGCCGCGACGAGGATCGCCGGCCGCTGCGGGCGCGCGAGCTCGGTGGCCAGGGCGCGGTAGGCCCGCGTCGTCGCCTCGTACAGCTCCTCGGCGGGCACGCCGATCGAGTCCGACACGAGCGCGGGCTCGTCGAGCTGCACCCAGGTGGCCCCCGCGGCGGCGAGCTCGGTGAGCAGGCGCGCGTAGACGGGGAGCAGGTCGTCGAGGCGGTCCAGCGGGCCGAAGCCGGCGGGTGCGTCCTCGGTCGGCTTGGACAGCGCGAGGAAGGTGACCGGGCCGACGACGACGGGACGCGTGAGGACGCCGTCCGCCAGGCCCTCCGCGAACTCGGCGACCGGGCGGTCGCTCGCGTACCGGAACGTCGTGTCCGGGCCGATCTCGGGGACGAGGTAGTGGTAGTTCGTGTCGAACCACTTCGTCATCTCGAGCGGCAGGTCGTCGCCCCGTCCGCGCGCGACCGTCGAGTAGCCGGCGAGGTCGAGGCGGCCGTCCGCGTCCTGCAGGTCGGCGAAGCGCGCCGGCACCGCGCCGACGAGCGCCGCGGCGTCGAGGACGTGGTCGTAGAAGGAGAAGGCGCTGGGGATCGCCGGGGCGTCGGCGGCGAGCCCGAGCTCGGCGAGCCGGGTGCGGGTGCGGCGGCGCAGGTCGGCGGCGACGGCCTCGACCTCCTCGGCCGTGGTGCGGCCGGCCCAGAACGCCTCGAGCGCCTTCTTCAGCTCGCGGCGCGGGCCGATGCGGGGGTAGCCCAGCACGGAGCCGGCGGGGAACGCCGGGGCCGGGGTCGTGGTGGCGGTGTCGGTCATGACGGGTTACCTCGCCGGTGTCGGGGTGGGCCCGACGGCAAGGTCGCCGGCGGGCTCGGTGGACGTCGTGGGGACGGCGGCGGCCGGGCGGCCTCCGCGCAGGTCGGCGCCGTCGAGCAGGTCGAGTGCCGCCTCGTGCTTGTTGAACGTGTAGACGTGGACGCCGGGTGCGCCGCCGTCGAGCACCGCCCGGACCAGGTCGACGCCCGCGCGGATGCCGCGTCGGTGGCGCTCGAGCGGGTCGTCCACCGACCCGAGCAGGTCCAGGAGCGTGCGCGGGACGGGCACCCCCGTCAGCTCCTGCACGCGCAGCAGCCGGGCCGGGTCGGTCGTGGGGATGATCCCCGGGACGATCGGGATCGTCACCCCCGCCCGACGGGCCTCGGCGACGAGGCCCAGGTACGCCTCGGCGTCGAAGAACACCTGCGTGATGGCGAAGTCGGCGCCGGCCTCCTGCTTGGCGAGCAGCGCCTGCACGTCCTGCTGCCGGGTCCCGCCGGTGGCCTGGTTGCCGCGCGGGAACGCGGCGACGGCGAGCGACAGCGGCCGCACGCGCGCCCGCACCGCCTGCGCGGGCGAGCCCGCGCACCGGCGCTGCTCGACCTCGCGCAGCAGCGCGACGAGCTCGGCGGCGGTGGCGACGCCCTCCGGGTGCGGCTGCCAGTCCGCCTGCCCGGCGGGCGGGTCGCCCCGCAGCGCGAGGAACGCGCGCACGCCCTCGTCGAGGAACTCCTCGACCACGGCCGCGACCTCCGCGCGCGAGGTGCCCACGCAGGTGAGGTGCGCGATCGGGTTCAGCGTCGTCTCCCGGAGCAGGCGCGTGACCAGGGCGCGCGTCGTCTCGCGGGTCTTCCCGGAGGCGCCGTAGGTCACCGACACGAAGTCGGGCTCGGCGGCCTCGAGCTCCCGGACGGTCGCCCACAGGCGGGGCGCGGCGTCGACGTCGCGCGGCGGGAACAGCTCGAACGACACGGTCGGCCGGTCGAGCGCGGCCGCGGGGGCCCGCCGGCGCGCGGCGCGGGTGGCCGGCGCGTGCCCGTCGACCGGCGCGCGCCCGTCGGCGGGGGCACTCGCGGCCCGCGCGTCCGCCACGGCGGTCATCGCGGCGTCCCGGCGCAGGGCCGGGGACGAGGGCGGGCGGCGGCCAGGCAGGACGTGCCGCCGTCCGTGGGGTCGGCGACGTCAGGGCGCACGATCATCGTCACTCCATCGTTCCTGGCGGAAGCACCCACACCCTCGACGAGGAGGGGGGTTGCTGCGGCGTCGCTGAGCCAGGTCTCTCGGCCGCTCTGGATGGTCGGCGTGAAGCGTAGCGAGCGGTCCCGTATGGCGGACAGGGGTGACCGCTGCATGAGACGCGGCGTGTCGCGGGGCGGTCAGGCGCGCCCTGAGCGGGTGAGGACGTGTGCCGACGGGGGTCGCCCTCGGCGGCCCGAGCGCGCGACGTTCGGCGTCGTCGCGTCAGCGCTGGCGGCGGCGGAGCCCGTCCGGCGGCGGCTGCTCGCGCGAGGGGCGCGGCCTCGGCACGCCGAACCACGCCGTCGGCGAGCCGGCGGGTACGGCGAGCAAACCGTCCTGGACGGCGGCCAGGACGCTGGGGTCGGGCGCGTCGGCGCTCTCCCACGCGTCGTGTGCGGCGCGCACGGCGTCGTGCCGTCCCTCGCCGTCCCGCTGGTCCACCATGCCGGGCACCCTAGTCCCGTCGCTGGTCCTGGACACGCGTCCGGACCGCGTGTCACCCCAGTGGAGCACCGGGACGCGCTCCGCCCGGTGCGCCGGTCACGGACGCGCCCGAACGGCGCAGCGCCACCGGGCAGGTCGCGACGTGGTCGTCGACGACGCCGCACGCCTGCATGGCCGCGTACGCGGTGGTCGGCCCGACGAACCGGAACCCCAGGCCGCGCAGCTCGCGCGCCAGCGCGCGGGACTCCGGCGTCGTGGCCGGCACGTCGGCGCCGCCGCTCGGACGCGTGCGCGTTCCCTGCGGCGCGTGCGACCAGAGCACCTCGTCGAGGCTGCGCCCCGCCTCGTGCAGCGCGAGCACGGCGCGCGCGTTGGCGATCGTCGCCTCGATCTTGGCCCGGTTGCGCACGATCGAGGCGTCGGCGAG includes these proteins:
- the metE gene encoding 5-methyltetrahydropteroyltriglutamate--homocysteine S-methyltransferase produces the protein MTDTATTTPAPAFPAGSVLGYPRIGPRRELKKALEAFWAGRTTAEEVEAVAADLRRRTRTRLAELGLAADAPAIPSAFSFYDHVLDAAALVGAVPARFADLQDADGRLDLAGYSTVARGRGDDLPLEMTKWFDTNYHYLVPEIGPDTTFRYASDRPVAEFAEGLADGVLTRPVVVGPVTFLALSKPTEDAPAGFGPLDRLDDLLPVYARLLTELAAAGATWVQLDEPALVSDSIGVPAEELYEATTRAYRALATELARPQRPAILVAAPYGDLGPALPVLAATDVEGIALDLVRGEAPSVVAPGLGTKTVVGGVVDGHNIWRADLDKKLAVLEQLETLAARAVTVGTSTSLFHVPHTVEDEPALDRTLVSWLAFADEKVREVATLAEGLTEGREAIHEQLLAASEAVRSRATAPGVVRPEVRERAAALTDEQFRRGPFAERKAAQAERLRLPALPTTTIGSFPQTPEIRKARAAFGKGELTAEQYEDEMKAEIRRVVELQERIGLDVLVHGEPERNDMVQYFAENLDGFAVTQNGWVQSYGSRCTRPSILWGDVSRPAPITVAWSTYTQSLTEKPVKGMLTGPVTILAWSFVRDDQPLGDTANQVALALRDEIADLEAAGIGIVQVDEPALRELLPLREKDHAAYLDWSVRSFRLSTAGVRPETQIHTHLCYSEFGEIMDAIDGLDADVTSIEAARSKMEILGDIAAAGYPRAVGPGVYDIHSPRVPSESEVTELLTEAVRTIEPDQLWVNPDCGLKTRRYEEVTPSLEHLVAATRTVRATL
- a CDS encoding DNA-3-methyladenine glycosylase I — its product is MTETPVPPGGSPGDALPLVAGRCFGDGDPLYAAYHDEEWGVPVHDEHALFERLALEAFQSGLAWITILRKRPAFRTAFAGFDPEVVARFGDGDVARLLADASIVRNRAKIEATIANARAVLALHEAGRSLDEVLWSHAPQGTRTRPSGGADVPATTPESRALARELRGLGFRFVGPTTAYAAMQACGVVDDHVATCPVALRRSGASVTGAPGGARPGAPLG
- a CDS encoding methylenetetrahydrofolate reductase; this encodes MTAVADARAASAPADGRAPVDGHAPATRAARRRAPAAALDRPTVSFELFPPRDVDAAPRLWATVRELEAAEPDFVSVTYGASGKTRETTRALVTRLLRETTLNPIAHLTCVGTSRAEVAAVVEEFLDEGVRAFLALRGDPPAGQADWQPHPEGVATAAELVALLREVEQRRCAGSPAQAVRARVRPLSLAVAAFPRGNQATGGTRQQDVQALLAKQEAGADFAITQVFFDAEAYLGLVAEARRAGVTIPIVPGIIPTTDPARLLRVQELTGVPVPRTLLDLLGSVDDPLERHRRGIRAGVDLVRAVLDGGAPGVHVYTFNKHEAALDLLDGADLRGGRPAAAVPTTSTEPAGDLAVGPTPTPAR